From Dermochelys coriacea isolate rDerCor1 chromosome 23, rDerCor1.pri.v4, whole genome shotgun sequence, one genomic window encodes:
- the SNRNP70 gene encoding U1 small nuclear ribonucleoprotein 70 kDa, whose product MTQFLPPNLLALFAPRDPIPYLPPLEKLPHEKHHNQPYCGIAPYIREFEDPRDAPPPTRAETREERMERKRREKIERRQQEVENELKMWDPHNDPNAQGDAFKTLFVARVNYDTTESKLRREFEVYGPIKRIYMVYSKRSGKPRGYAFIEYEHERDMHSAYKHADGKKIDGRRVLVDVERGRTVKGWRPRRLGGGLGGTRRGGADVNIRHSGRDDTSRYDERDRERERDRRDRSRERDKERERRRSRSRERRRRTRSREKEERKRSRERSKDKDKERERKRHSRSRERKRDRDREREKKEELPEGGDAQVEEVALGELGMDRLELKLEGEDKGRDRDRDRERDKERERDRRRSHRDRDKDRDRERDRERRRERDRDREHKRERGERGERGAEKRDERAGQDNGMAEPLEETSQDMFLDQESMQSGDGYMSTENGYLLEPPLE is encoded by the exons ATGACGCagttcctgccccccaacctgctgGCGCTCTTTGCCCCCCGAGACCCCATCCCCTACCTGCCCCCTCTGGAGAAGCTGCCTCATGAGAAACACCACAACCAGCCCTACTGCGGCATCGCGCCATACATCCGGGAGTTTGAG gaCCCACGCGATGCCCCTCCACCCACCCGCGCTGAGACCCGCGAGGAGCGCATGGAGCGGAAG AGACGAGAGAAGATTGAGCGGAGGCAGCAGGAGGTAGAGAACGAGCTGAAGATGT GGGACCCGCACAACGACCCCAATGCCCAGGGAGATGCCTTCAAAACCCTCTTTGTGGCTAGAGTG AACTACGACACAACAGAATCCAAGCTCAGAAGAGAGTTCGAGGTCTATGGCCCCATCAAACGG ATCTACATGGTGTACAGCAAGCGTTCCGGAAAGCCGCGCGGCTACGCCTTCATAGAGTATGAACACGAGCGAGACATGCACT CGGCATACAAGCATGCAGACGGCAAGAAAATTGATGGCAGGAGAGTGCTGGTGGATGTGGAGAGAGGCCGGACAGTCAAGGGTTGGCGCCCCCGCAGGCTGG GTGGTGGCTTGGGGGGCACCCGGAGGGGCGGTGCAGACGTTAACATCAGGCACTCTGGCCGAGACGACACCTCCAGATATGACGAGCG ggaccgggagcgggagcgggaccGGCGGGACCGGAGCCGGGAGCGGGACAAGGAGCGGGAGCGCCGGCGCAGCCGGTCCAGGGAGCGCCGGCGCCGCACCCGCAGCCGTGAGAAGGAGGAGCGGAAGCGGAGCCGGGAGCGCAGCAAGGACAAGGACAAGGAGCGGGAGCGGAAGCGGCACAGCCGCAGCCGGGAGCGCAagcgggaccgggaccgggagcGCGAGAAGAAGGAGGAGCTGCCCGAGGGGGGGGATGCCCAGGTGGAGGAGGTGGCGCTGGGCGAgctgggcatggacaggctggAGCTGAAGTTGGAGGGCGAGGAcaagggcagggacagggacagggacagggagcgGGACAAGGAGCGGGAGCGGGACCGCCGGCGCAGCCACCGGGACCGCGACAAGGACAGGGACAGGGAGAGGGACAGGGAGCGCCGGCGGGAGCGCGACCGGGACCGGGAGCACAAGCGGGAGCGGGGCGAGCGCGGCGAGCGCGGGGCCGAGAAGCGGGACGAACGGGCCGGCCAGGACAACGGCATGGCCGAGCCCCTGGAGGAGACCAGCCAGGACATGTTCCTGGACCAGGAGTCCATGCAGTCCGGAGACGGCTACATGTCCACGGAGAACGGGTACCTGCTGGAGCCGCCCCTGGAGTGA
- the LIN7B gene encoding protein lin-7 homolog B isoform X1: MAALSSEPLGLERDVARAVELLERLQRSGELPPHKLQALQRVLQSKFCSAIREVYEQLYDTLEIAGSAEIRAHATAKATVAAFAASEGHAHPRVVELPKTEEGLGFNIMGGKEQNSPIYISRVIPGGVADRHGGLKRGDQLLSVNGVSVEGEQHEKAVELLKAAQGTVKLVVRYTPKVLEEMEARFEKMRTARRRQQHPSYSSLESRG, translated from the exons ATGGCAGCGCTGAGCAGCGAGCCGCTGGGGCTGGAGCGgg ACGTGGCGCGCGCCGTGGAGCTGCTGGAGCGGTTGCAGCGAAGTGGGGAGCTGcccccccacaagctgcaggctttgCAGCGGGTTCTCCAGAGCAAGTTCTGCTCAGCCATCCGCGAG GTCTATGAGCAGCTCTATGACACGCTGGAGATCGCGGGCAGCGCCGAGATCCGGGCCCACGCCACGGCCAAG GCCACGGTGGCGGCGTTCGCGGCAAGCGAGGGTCACGCTCACCCCCGGGTGGTGGAGCTGCCCAAGACGGAGGAGGGGCTCGGCTTTAACATCATGGGGGGCAAGGAGCAGAACTCCCCCATCTACATCTCCCGCGTCATCCCTGGCGGCGTCGCTGACCGGCACGGGGGGCTCAAGCGGGGGGACCAGCTGCTGTCCGTCAACGGCGTG AGCGTGGAGGGGGAGCAGCACGAGAAGGCCGTGGAGCTGCTGAAGGCGGCGCAGGGGACGGTGAAGCTGGTCGTTCGCTACACGCCCAAGGTGCTGGAGGAGATGGAGGCCCGGTTCGAGAAGATGCGCACGGCCCGCCGGCGCCAGCAGCACCCCAGCTACTC gtctctGGAGTCGCGGGGATAG
- the LIN7B gene encoding protein lin-7 homolog B isoform X2: MAALSSEPLGLERDVARAVELLERLQRSGELPPHKLQALQRVLQSKFCSAIREATVAAFAASEGHAHPRVVELPKTEEGLGFNIMGGKEQNSPIYISRVIPGGVADRHGGLKRGDQLLSVNGVSVEGEQHEKAVELLKAAQGTVKLVVRYTPKVLEEMEARFEKMRTARRRQQHPSYSSLESRG, from the exons ATGGCAGCGCTGAGCAGCGAGCCGCTGGGGCTGGAGCGgg ACGTGGCGCGCGCCGTGGAGCTGCTGGAGCGGTTGCAGCGAAGTGGGGAGCTGcccccccacaagctgcaggctttgCAGCGGGTTCTCCAGAGCAAGTTCTGCTCAGCCATCCGCGAG GCCACGGTGGCGGCGTTCGCGGCAAGCGAGGGTCACGCTCACCCCCGGGTGGTGGAGCTGCCCAAGACGGAGGAGGGGCTCGGCTTTAACATCATGGGGGGCAAGGAGCAGAACTCCCCCATCTACATCTCCCGCGTCATCCCTGGCGGCGTCGCTGACCGGCACGGGGGGCTCAAGCGGGGGGACCAGCTGCTGTCCGTCAACGGCGTG AGCGTGGAGGGGGAGCAGCACGAGAAGGCCGTGGAGCTGCTGAAGGCGGCGCAGGGGACGGTGAAGCTGGTCGTTCGCTACACGCCCAAGGTGCTGGAGGAGATGGAGGCCCGGTTCGAGAAGATGCGCACGGCCCGCCGGCGCCAGCAGCACCCCAGCTACTC gtctctGGAGTCGCGGGGATAG